In one window of Leguminivora glycinivorella isolate SPB_JAAS2020 chromosome 10, LegGlyc_1.1, whole genome shotgun sequence DNA:
- the LOC125230153 gene encoding uncharacterized protein LOC125230153 → MWPSSVFLCLCAAALIVAKPILDKSIVSETGVSPHPKFEIQMSEEKETLQPIELIASETGASPDRDKFELRIPEDEKGMLSMELMAVPSGLRVKRSVMPRMCPKGKIRIGGICMQRETCEETGEC, encoded by the exons ATGTGGCCTTCAAGTGTTTTTCTGTGCCTATGCGCGGCTGCACTCATTGTAGCCAAACCAATATTAGATAAATCGATCGTGAGTGAAACTGGTGTATCTCCTCACCCTAAATTTGAAATTCAAATGTCCGAAGAAAAAGAAACTCTTCAGCCTATAGAGTTGATCGCGAGTGAAACTGGTGCATCTCCCGATAGGGATAAATTTGAATTACGAATACCCGAAGATGAAAAAGGAATGCTTTCTATGGAGTTGATGGCAGTGCCTAGTGGGTTGAGGGTGAAACGCAGCGTGATGCCGCGAATGTGTCCGAAAGGGAAGATCAGAATTGGTGGCATTTGCATGCAACGGGAGACCTGTGAAGA aACGGGAGAGTGTTAA
- the LOC125230152 gene encoding uncharacterized protein LOC125230152 encodes MTSTLVCAFCVAAFAHLITSQPVNKIHKSKLASEEINEEFKSTVTSGEYNRIDEEFDKNVINSNEPDKMVFKTDVTNQNEEFDKYAILLKAIEPDKINSDFETVLTSGNIVPKQITVNKPYLNRQRVRRHIFTSKCPSNKIAIGSECFTCKEINYEDDRCT; translated from the exons ATGACGTCGACACTTGTTTGTGCCTTCTGCGTTGCTGCCTTTGCGCACCTCATCACAAGCCAGCCAGTAAACAAAATTCATAAAAGTAAACTCGCGAGTGAAGAAATAAATGAAGAGTTTAAATCCACTGTGACAAGTGGCGAGTATAATCGTATCGATGAAGAGTTtgataaaaatgtaataaactCGAATGAACCAGACAAAATGGTGTTTAAAACTGATGTGACTAATCAGAACGAAGAGTTTGATAAATATGCAATATTATTAAAAGCGATTGAACCAGACAAAATAAACAGTGATTTTGAAACAGTTTTGACAAGTGGAAACATAGTGCCTAAACAAATAACTGTTAATAAACCATACTTAAACAGGCAAAGAGTTCGAAGACATATTTTTACATCAAAATGCCCTTCAAATAAGATAGCGATTGGATCGGAGTGTTTTACGTGTAAAGA AATAAACTACGAAGATGATCGATGTACTTGA